In Gossypium arboreum isolate Shixiya-1 chromosome 3, ASM2569848v2, whole genome shotgun sequence, the sequence tagcggcgcttttaagcgcaactaaaacttttagcggcgctttttaacaCGTCGcagaaaacgccgctataggtaacGCCACAATTTTTTGTGgtgtttattaaaaaaaaaactccgcTAAAAGTCACggcttttagcggcatttgtggGAAAAGCACTGCTAAAAGCtgtgacttttagcggcgtttgtgggaaaagcgtcgCTAAAAGTCACGGCTTTAGCGGCATTTGTAGGAAAAGCGTCGCTAAAAGTcacggcttttagcggcgtttgtggtaaaagcgccgctaaaagtcacgtcttttagtggcgctttttccACAAACGTcgctaattttggcagatttgcaatattttttttcaccaatatccagcccttcctgcagtaaaatccaaccaaatacaacaaatatagtataaaatgaagccaaaaacagcaaatttagcataaaaaatacaaccaaaaacattaattctaaatgatactttaaatttaactaaagatatatgatataattgtCTATCGTTGGCCTCTATGGTAGAATCAATCGGGGGCCTGAGAGGCGGTAGTTTATCCTGTGGCGGATGTCAGCGGTTCGAGTCCGCTTATCTCCAACTCGTGAACTTAGCCGAAACAAAGCTATATGATAGTACCCAATTTTTCCGATTCGGCAGTTggtatttaaatttcaaaaagttCAAACCTTCATTAatcttttaatttgaattttttaatatttttaattttggactaataaaaaaaatgatagtGAGAGATATTATTAGCCTTAGTCTTATTTTTCTTCTCATGTCATGCATGTAAATGTCAAGTCTTCTTGTCGAGCAGTACTGCTTGAAAACAATGTTCAACCAATCGGTTTAAATCATTATAAAGACAAATTATAACAAGTATAGAATTTCGTCCAAAAgaccttttatatatatttaaacttgTAAATAGAAACTACAGTTAAAATCTTTTAATTAAACTTTGGAATAGCACCCCAAAAATTAATTTCATATAGAGTACTTTTAAGTCCTAATTTATTATGTAGTGTACAACTTATGAATATGTTATGATCTACCAATGGGTTTAATTAAATCAAACACCTCAAATTATGGGCTCAAGTCTAAATTTAATATTTGGCATTGCATGCAATGTGTGTAAGTCTTTTTGCCAGATccttactatatgaaaacaataTTGGTTTACCACTTTGTTTTAAGTCAAGTCAttataaacacaaaaataaacCATTAATGAAATGGAGACTATTCATTGAAGGATTAGACAAGATGTGTTATACTATtaacaactttttttttcaaatgaatTCCAATTCCATTTTGCTCCATCTGAATAATATTCCAATGTTGCAGTCCATTTGCCCCAAACTATGAATCAAATATAAATTAGTATCTAAACTTTAAACTTTTCCAATTAAGTCTTCAAACTAtcattaatgttttaattaaatttttttaataattttaattttggacTGACTAAGAAAATGACAGTATGAGATATTATTAGACTTAGTCTTAGCCTAATTGACATTCCATGAAAATGTCTAAATCTTTTTGCATGAAAACAATGTTTAGCAGGTTTCTTAGGTAGTTGAGATAGACTGATGGGCATAAGTttgtggaaattttgataataGAATGTATAAAATTGTTTTCTTCTTAACAATTTCTTTGAAAGAAACATATTTAAATTTCCAtattaaaattcttttaaatttaattaaaattatcaaaGACGAATGAAATTGAcgatgtaacgccccttacccgagaccgttgccggagtcgagcacaaggcactactaaacttatttgagcacttaaccaaatttagataatttatataatatttttcagacaagctgtccaactgtgtcatagtttctaaataattcatatctcgagttataaaactcgaaatccaaatccgtaaattttctctgaatttgtactcatatatctacttaccaatttttttctagaatttttggtcaagccaattagtacagcttattatttaaaatctcccctgtttcagggtttgactactctgacctttgtgtattacgaatcagatatctctctgtacagagcttcaatgactattccgtttgtctctaataaaactagactcaataaggaatctgtacatataaagtatgacttctaattatctttgtaaaatttatgatgaatttccaaagtcagaacaggggatccaaaaatcgctctggccctatttcacaaaaatttaaacatctcataaaatatagctcatatacctgttttgcttcttccatatgaaaatagactcatcaagattcgattccataatttattcattatttaattccatttctactatttttagtgatttttcaaattcaaactactgctacttaccgaaaactgttttagtacaaatattgttaactagtttataacatctttacttcaattcattcaaactctatacatgccatataaatctttaaacataaaacaaaaactacgaattgatctgaatagtgtgccctgttgtgttgatccgatctacccacttcacttcaagtcaatctacataaaaatattaaacacacacaagtaagcttattgaagcttagtaagctcataggcatataaacacaaatcatatcaaatatcgtacacaatcatatatctattagtttaactatttcatcctccaaatcacaatttcattaataactcattggaataatttccatatggcaactcataatttaactcccttaggcccatttctcatttacttcattgtcaaattagggaacaataagggaattgagtgcttcattatcacattgccatagtaaaccatggactttcacattgatacgcatcacacaccgaagccatagccttgccatggtcttacacggttcacatatcataccgaagccatatcccagacatggtcttatacggaatcacattatcacattataccgatgccatagcccagctatggtcttatctgagtcacattatcacattgcaccgatgccatagcccagctatggtcttaaacggcacacttgtcacatatgtttcgTCAACTCATCGAGGTcacgaatagaagcactcaaatccattgttcctactaatttgtacttttagttacacattattcattagttaatgcaaattgatagtattcatcaacaataaaatactttaacaatcataatattttcatatcaaaacattgaactttgccatatgaacttacggactaatttgtaaaagtcgtagaaattggggactattcttgaattttctcctttccacgattcgattcgttttcttgatctataattataaaatcattccttcattagcatcaatttcaattctatttcacttcacaatttatgctgttcaaatttcgaaattgcacttttaccacaaaatttacaattttcacaatttagtccttctcaattcacccatcaattgaactaatttttctcaattaacactttattttatcattataaactatttcaaaaccttttatattcttaatttcaacagaaaccttcaattcacaactttttcacaattaggtcctaaatatcatttcctatcaaaatcacttaataaaaccaccttaatataaaattagaacttaaatttcataataattcatcataaaattcccttatccatccagggtaacttccaatttcacccataaaatcaaaaactaatgaattctacaagtggacctaattgtaaaagtcataaaaacataaaattatcaagaaaagtaagaattaaactcacatgatgtaaaatatgaaaaccagctttctccagaccttctatggcgttttagctgagaaaatatgaagaaatgtctagatttttcaattacatcattatttaactattaacttttatgctatttccaatttttcccttgttcacattgttttcttgcttatttcatacccaaaccgtccagccattaatatttgggtctaattgctctttaaatccatcttttaaatacttaagctatttactcacaatttaacaaattttgctctattttcaatttagtccttttaattaattagccatccaagcgttaaaattttctaacgaaactttaatactaactcaatgacactccataaatatttataaaaatatttatagctcgattttcaactttgaggtctcgatacctcatttttgacccgtttgacctaataaattcttttaattcactaatttcaccatttcacaaattcttctaaattcttacttgactcataaatattaaattactatcttgttcaatcttatttgcgaatttagtgatctcaaatcaccatttccgacaccactgaaaattaggccgttacagacGAGATGTCTTATAttatttaacaatttttcaatttttttaaaaaattcaattccaatttcatttttttcaaaGTTTATCAAACCAATTGAAACAcaaaaaatttgatattttttaattttggactGACTAAAAAAAATGATACTatgatatatttttaatattattagaccTAGTCATAAccttttttagtacaataatttacacgcttccgaccctattggaacaacactTTGGCATTCCATGCACATGTCTAAATCTTTTGGCCCCTTCACTACAGCATTAAAACAATGTTTAGCAAATTTCTTAGGTAGTTGAGATGGATTGATTGACATAAGTAGTGGAAATTTTGATGATACAATTTTTCTCTTCTTAACAATTTCTTTCCAACATATTTAAATTGCGACTTCCTTAGATTTAATTTAAaaggataaatcttaaaattatatataaactaTGATTTAATGTAcaattatatatatgaattttgattttgtataatgttatacatgaaattttgatccTAAAAAGGATAGTTCTAAATTCAACCTTGTTGATCCACCTGTGAGGAACACTGTTGGAGTGCCTGTGAATGGACGGGCAACAATTAGATTTGTCGCTGATAATCCAGGTAAACACACTTCATCATTTCAATTACTGTGACaccttttttttgttattattatttttcttaatagTGTAGCATATCAATTCTTCCCTGCATCAGGGAAACTAGTTTAATGCTCTGTTTCATTGGATAAATTTCCCTAAAAGGTATGTGTACATTGTAATAATAGTGTGAGATAGTGTTGGGCCAAAACATACTACGTTGTAACACGTAATTTCtttcattatattttaattattattatcatattattacaTACAAAGTTTAATTGAATGGTAATTTGTAACGTAATAAGACTATCATTGAAAGGATAAAGAGACAAATATAAAAACAAGtgtcgggctgcactaaaacccGGACCAACAGGTCCACCCTTTACACCCGGACCTAAAGCCTAACACGTGATTGAAAAATGCTTGTAGTCATAAGAAACTAATTACCATTTTCTTCAAGGATAACAGGAATTCTGATGGAGTCACCTACATCTTCTCCTATTTCTTTTCCCACACTTTTTGAACTTCTCAACCCATTTGTTTCCCAACTCATTCAGCACTGTATATCCAATACACAGCCCAACCACCAATCCATTAGCATAACCTATCAACGCAATTTTCCAAGTAGACATAGCATATAACCATGAATCTTCATCTTCCCCTAGAGGTGGTGGCATTCGAAGACCAACTTCATTGCATTTCCTTGACAGAGGCAGCCCACACAATTTTGGGTTCCTACGGTAGGAATCATTTGTAAATGTCATGAATTGGTTGCTTTGTGGTATGCTCCCTTCAAGTTGGTTGTATGACAAGTTCAATGCTTCCAGGAAAGTTAGACTTGAAAGTTGTGGAGGAATCTTTCCTGACAGCTGGTTTCTTGAGAGATCCAAAGATTCAAGGTCTTTTAGATTTTGAAGTGCTAATGAGATTTCACCAGAGAAGCCATTGTTGGATAAGTTCATCACTCTAAGTGACCTCAGCATTTGTATCTCTTCTGGTATTCTCCCATGGAAACTATTGTTGGAAAGGTCAAGACAAGTAAGAATTGTCAAGACCTTTTGGTAGAACATTTCAATCCCTTTGTTAACAATTGTCACAAAGTCTTGATAATAGTCCTCCCCAATGTAAACCAGCGTAGCTTTATCGCCATTTGTTATCTGCATCATTGCCTTCAAACTTTGCAAAAATTCAATGGACAAGTTGTTAGGTGTGGGTCCCACTATGTGGGAAACCCATATTTTCTGCCACATATTTAGTGTCTTTGTCTTCTTggatttgtcaaaaaaaaaaaaagagccatTCATTTTGGCTTTTACGGGTGGTGTGGGCAGAAAGTGTGAGAGCTTTTCTATTATTATTGAGTGTCAAATTCTCAatttaaaagaagagaaaaacagaGAGTGAGATTGAAGCTCGTTGGAGAAAAAGAGAGAATAGAAAAATCAGTTTTTCAAACTTGGTGCAGCAGTGATCAACTCTTCGATCGAAGGTCCATCCGTGGttcgattgagctgatttttggacagcagctAGGCGATAAGGTGTTCTTGACTTTGTACGGTCGGATTTTTCATCCGAGTCTTGTAGCGTCGGAAATACCCATTTTTCAGCAGCTACGTTTTTGGTGATGTTCTcttaatttcctttcttttgctaaagattacatattgttagccttgtcggagttgaatgcttgttgtaggcttgatattgtgatcttgtagtcgaacatttgatgatagtggagctctttatcggactctaaagtcccgtggtttttacccttgatttagaggggttttccacgtaaaaatatcggtgtttctatttatttttgttgtggttgcattagttgatttgtggttgattaagGTTCCTAGAgaacatattttgtgctattgtgCTTGCCATAATTTTTGACAAGAGTTATAGGGAGAGAAAGAACACCGGTTGTGCTTTCGCTTTGTTTCGGTTGTTCGTTTTCTTCCCAACAAACTAGTACCAGAGCTTGGTTATTGTGTCAGATAATTATGGAAATTAATACGAGCAAGATGATTATGTTGAATGGCACAAATTATCAACTTTGGCGGAATAAAATGAAGGATTTGTTGTTTGTGAAGGCTTTGCATTTTCCGGTCTTTACTACTCAAAAACCCGATTCGAAAAGTGATGAAGAATGGGAATTTGAGCATCAACAAGTGTGTGGCTTTATTCGGtaatttgttgaagaaaatgtTTACAACCACATTGATCAGGAGACACATGCTCGAACATTGTGGGAGAAGCTTGAAAGCTTGTATGCTTCAAGGTCGGACAATAACAAGttgtttttgctgaagaaaatgaTGGCGCTGAAATATAAAGAAGGAATGTCTATAGCTGACCATGTTAGTGAATTTCAGAGTGTGATGAATCAGTTGCTTGGTATGGGTGTCAAATTTGATGACGAGATTTTAGGACTGTGGTTGCTTGCTACTCTACCAGACTCTTGGGAGACCTTTCGGGTCTCGCTCATTAATTCTG encodes:
- the LOC128290621 gene encoding putative receptor like protein 25, with the translated sequence MMQITNGDKATLVYIGEDYYQDFVTIVNKGIEMFYQKVLTILTCLDLSNNSFHGRIPEEIQMLRSLRVMNLSNNGFSGEISLALQNLKDLESLDLSRNQLSGKIPPQLSSLTFLEALNLSYNQLEGSIPQSNQFMTFTNDSYRRNPKLCGLPLSRKCNEVGLRMPPPLGEDEDSWLYAMSTWKIALIGYANGLVVGLCIGYTVLNELGNKWVEKFKKCGKRNRRRCR